Genomic DNA from Leptospira hartskeerlii:
CCGGATACCATTCTCACTTGGGTCTCCGGATTTAAACAAACCGGCGCCCACCACGCAGATATCCACACCTGCTTGAGAGAGTTCTTTGATATTGGTATCATTGACTCCCCCATCTACTTCCAGCTCGATCGGATAATTAGAAATGAGCGACTTGACCTTTCTGATCTTATCCATTCCCCCATCCACGAATTTCTGTCCGTAGAAACCAGGTTCCACAGTCATGATGAGTACTAGATCGATATAAGGTAGAAGTGTTTCTAATGCGGAGACCGGAGTCCCAGGGTTGAGAGAAACTCCTACTTTCGGTCCATTCTTCTTTATT
This window encodes:
- the rpe gene encoding ribulose-phosphate 3-epimerase, which gives rise to MKISASILATQLTALANTVPNFKKEGIDLVHMDVMDGNFVPQISFGEAVNKEIKAMTQIPLDVHLMVEKPENHVPKYYELNPYCITFHAETTRFPIRLAQEIKKNGPKVGVSLNPGTPVSALETLLPYIDLVLIMTVEPGFYGQKFVDGGMDKIRKVKSLISNYPIELEVDGGVNDTNIKELSQAGVDICVVGAGLFKSGDPSENGIRLKSLVK